Below is a genomic region from candidate division SR1 bacterium Aalborg_AAW-1.
GTGTCATACCTGAAATATCTCATCAATAATCGTGATAATGTAGCTCTCAAAAGAATCATCAATATTCCATCTCGCAAACTAGGAGACACCACAATCAAAAAAATCGAAGATACAGCACTAACACAAGAAGTAAGTATGCATGATGTACTCATCGCGATTGATGCACTTTCTGCAGATATTAATATGCCAACAAGAGAAAGACTCAAAGAATTTAATAAACTCATAGAATATTTACTTCAAAAAAGTACTGATCTGACCCCATCAGGTATTATCAAACAAGTGATCGCTCAGATAGACTATAAAGCTCATCTCCTGAAAGAAGAGTGATGAAATCAACAAGCTGCTGATGACAGATATGCGAATATTGGACAGCTGATCAATATGGGAGAGAAATATGACGAACTCGGAATCTCAGGATTATCAAGACTTATGGATGAAATTAGTCTTCTTACTGATGCTGCCGAAAACGCTGATGAATCTATCGATAGTATCAAACTTATGACCGTCCACTCATCGAAAGGACTAGAATTTAAGAATGTCTTTCTCGTTTGAGTAGAAGAGAATGTCTTTCCATTAGGAAATGCAAGACTAGAAGTAAAGCTCCTCGAAGAAGAAAGAAGACTTATGTATGTAGCGATTACAAGAGCAGAAGATCACCTCTTCATTTCCTATGCTGACTCACGTATGCAATGGTGACAAACCATGTACAATCGTCCTTCGAGATTTTTGGAAGAAATTCCTGAAGAGCTCAAAAAAACCTATTCTCTTGCTGAAAATAGATCGTTCTCTCGTCCATCGTTTGATGAAGGAGATATAGTGAGTCATAAACTATTTGGAAAAGGTACTATCATTGAAATCCGATGAGAAATCGCGATTATTAAATTTCAAAACACCACCTTTGGAGTCAGGAAAGTACCTTTGAAACTTGTTAGTCCTGCTTAGTTTCTGAACCTTTAATAGCCTGCAAAAGCATAGACTCAAAATCAGAAAGCACTCAAGGAGCCCAATATCCACGAACAGTATTAATCACAATTCATTCATCTCCTTCTCACCTTCTTACGATATTTTTTTCTTGTCCTTCAATTTCTGGTGCATCAGTTTGAAAGAGTTGCAAAATATCATCTCTCGTTAGTACTGTAGTTTCCTGAATATTTTTATATTCTTCATATTTTTTTGCTAGAAACTGTTCTTGTACATCAAGAATTTGTTGTGCTTCTGGAGTAAATCACATTGTAAATTATAATAGATAAATAAAATAAGCATAATAAATTATAATAATATTTTTATTTTTGTCAATTTTTTTTAATTAAAAAAAAAAAAACAGGTCCGGCAAGAATTGAACTCGCGACGCGGAGCTTTGGAGACTCCCGCTCTACCACTGAGCTACGGACCTATGGAACTTTTTACAACTCTTCTACTATACGAAACTCTAACTCTAAAATCAAGCACAAGACAATAAAATATTGTTTTTTGAAGCTTAAATCAGTATCATATGAATATGAAAAAACAAAAAGTTCTTGTCTGACTTTCTGGATGAGTAGACTCAGCAGTCACGGCCCATCTTCTCTTACAGCAGTGATACGATGTCACCGCTGGTTTTATGATAAACTATAGAGAACCAGAAAATCCTCACTGTAGCACTCGTATCGATCAAGAAACTGCTAAACAAGTGGCAGATTTTTTGAAAATCCCTTTTTTGAACTTCGATTTCACCGTAGAATATGAAGATCGTATCATCAATTATATATACGAATGATACAAAAAGTGAATTACTCCTAATCCTGATGTCTTTTGTAATAATCTTATTAAATTTGACCTCTTTCTCGAATATGCACTCATCGCCTGATTTGATTACATCGCTACAGGACATTATGCTCAAATTATAAAAATAGACAATACAAATACTCTTTTCCGTGGAATTGATCCCAAAAAAGATCAATCTTATTTTCTCTCTCGCCTCAACCAACACCAACTCGATCATGCTCTCCTTCCTCTAGGAACCTATACCAAAGAAGAGATTAGAGTTATTGCTAAAGACATCAATCTTCCCAACGCTAATCGTCCTGATAGCCAAGGATTATGTTTTATCGGAAATATTCCCATGTCTGAATTTCTTAGAAAGAAACTTCCAGAACAGAAGTGAGATATTCTCGACCAATCTGGAAAGAAAGTCTGAACGCACAACGGTGCTCGATTCTACACTCTGGGTCAGAGACACCAACTTTTCTTACCTTTCAAAGCCTATGTCACCAAGATCGATGTGACCAATAATATCATTACCGTGGGTAATAAATATGATGAAAACTTATTATCTGACACTGTGAAGGTCACTGATCGAGTATGGACGGGAAGC
It encodes:
- the mnmA gene encoding tRNA-specific 2-thiouridylase MnmA, coding for MNMKKQKVLVGLSGGVDSAVTAHLLLQQGYDVTAGFMINYREPENPHCSTRIDQETAKQVADFLKIPFLNFDFTVEYEDRIINYIYEGYKKGITPNPDVFCNNLIKFDLFLEYALIAGFDYIATGHYAQIIKIDNTNTLFRGIDPKKDQSYFLSRLNQHQLDHALLPLGTYTKEEIRVIAKDINLPNANRPDSQGLCFIGNIPMSEFLRKKLPEQKGDILDQSGKKVGTHNGARFYTLGQRHQLFLPFKAYVTKIDVTNNIITVGNKYDENLLSDTVKVTDRVWTGSEQSPEVLDNCLMKIRYRQEPAIEAKLIHNNNSKFTFSIPETRGITPGQIAVAYTEDRKVLGSGIII